One genomic segment of Leptospira wolbachii serovar Codice str. CDC includes these proteins:
- a CDS encoding HAD-IC family P-type ATPase yields the protein TRTLTEGKFLVRQVSVSDDHLPLVYRIEKEVNHPLAKSLVKYLEPFSSVTKRAGSIQLLHLENIPGRGVKAELEVDSKSLSVLIGNKSLLESEQIPMEKMPEGEGSLILLAVNGNYRGSFLLADEIRPGARSFISLLKHFVPNISILSGDRYAAVKFIAETLGIEKYSSDLSPEDKSNLISTAQEKGNIVIMVGDGINDSLSLAQANVSISHTEAEDLSLEKSDVVLTSGNLNGLVHSLLSAKKTREVILQNIIISFCYNSIMLPLAMFGLMLPVICAVFMACSSLTVLLNSLSIRFRIPQWKPST from the coding sequence ACGCGTACTCTGACCGAAGGTAAATTTTTAGTACGCCAAGTATCAGTGTCCGATGACCACCTACCACTTGTTTATCGAATCGAAAAAGAAGTGAACCATCCTTTAGCGAAATCACTTGTGAAGTATCTAGAACCTTTTAGCTCTGTTACCAAAAGAGCAGGATCCATCCAACTTCTCCATTTGGAAAACATCCCTGGCCGTGGGGTGAAAGCAGAATTAGAAGTGGATTCAAAATCACTTTCCGTTCTTATTGGAAACAAAAGTTTACTCGAATCGGAACAAATCCCGATGGAAAAAATGCCGGAAGGGGAAGGATCCTTAATTTTACTTGCAGTGAATGGAAATTATCGGGGGAGTTTTTTACTCGCAGATGAAATACGACCTGGTGCCAGGTCTTTTATTTCCTTACTCAAACACTTTGTTCCCAACATTTCGATTCTTTCTGGGGATCGTTATGCAGCGGTGAAGTTCATTGCAGAAACACTCGGAATCGAAAAGTATTCCTCTGACTTATCTCCTGAAGACAAATCAAATCTTATCAGTACGGCTCAAGAAAAAGGAAACATTGTCATTATGGTGGGAGACGGAATCAACGATAGTCTCTCTTTAGCCCAAGCCAATGTTTCCATTTCTCATACGGAAGCAGAAGACCTCTCTCTTGAAAAATCGGATGTTGTTTTGACTTCAGGGAATTTAAATGGACTTGTCCATTCCCTACTTTCTGCCAAAAAAACAAGAGAGGTGATTTTACAAAACATCATCATTTCTTTCTGTTACAATTCCATCATGTTACCACTTGCCATGTTTGGACTTATGTTACCCGTGATCTGTGCCGTGTTTATGGCATGTTCTAGCTTGACAGTCCTTCTCAATTCTCTTTCCATTAGATTTAGGATCCCCCAATGGAAGCCCTCTACTTAA
- a CDS encoding cbb3-type cytochrome oxidase assembly protein, whose protein sequence is MEALYLTIPMAMCIAAFFLYVFITAFRKGQFEDIESPKYRMFFEEEEYPQSKANPNQSDGPTSKS, encoded by the coding sequence ATGGAAGCCCTCTACTTAACTATCCCCATGGCAATGTGTATTGCCGCTTTCTTTCTTTATGTCTTTATCACAGCCTTTCGTAAAGGTCAATTTGAGGACATAGAATCTCCCAAGTATAGAATGTTCTTCGAAGAAGAAGAATACCCACAAAGTAAAGCCAACCCAAATCAATCAGATGGACCAACTAGCAAATCTTAG
- a CDS encoding sulfite exporter TauE/SafE family protein, whose product MDQLANLSFFGSILVYGFVSSFHCLVMCGPFVSLLQTEKGKPIPIYLYHLGRVISYTFLGMVLGFLGKGANALGDLTAIKGVAGVFTFLFLIVFAIRTYSLKSTSSFGSLPQGIRKFLEKIRSQFSKNGLGFGIGIVSALLPCGVLYPAYAASFATGNLLTGGLVMFFFYLGTVPALSGLSFLVGKWRHRIQPKWIPAFGTLVILTSLSFLLYRLFFHNHGESCDHLL is encoded by the coding sequence ATGGACCAACTAGCAAATCTTAGCTTCTTTGGATCCATACTTGTGTATGGATTTGTCAGTAGTTTTCATTGTTTGGTGATGTGTGGCCCCTTTGTTTCTCTTTTACAAACAGAAAAAGGAAAACCCATTCCTATCTACCTCTACCACTTGGGGAGAGTCATCTCTTATACTTTTTTAGGTATGGTACTCGGCTTTCTTGGCAAAGGAGCCAATGCTTTAGGAGATCTAACTGCAATCAAAGGAGTCGCTGGAGTATTCACCTTTTTATTTCTGATAGTGTTTGCCATTCGTACCTACTCCCTCAAATCAACCTCTAGTTTTGGATCATTGCCACAAGGGATTCGCAAGTTTTTGGAAAAAATTCGTTCTCAGTTTAGTAAAAATGGACTTGGGTTTGGAATTGGAATTGTCAGTGCCCTACTCCCTTGTGGGGTTTTGTATCCAGCTTATGCTGCGTCCTTTGCCACAGGGAACTTACTCACGGGTGGTCTTGTGATGTTTTTCTTTTATTTGGGAACAGTACCGGCTCTCTCTGGTCTTAGTTTCCTTGTGGGAAAGTGGAGGCACCGCATCCAACCGAAATGGATTCCTGCATTTGGAACTCTTGTGATTTTAACTTCGCTCAGTTTTTTACTCTACAGATTGTTTTTCCATAATCATGGAGAGTCTTGTGACCACTTGTTGTAA
- a CDS encoding RNA polymerase sigma factor has translation MPEFDFETVVKETKYLVLKTVGDTLIDRFDDATEDVVQEVYFRAFKSLEKGGFDGRSKISTWIYTIARNESLRMNEKRLKEEEKAKRYLVKNKVQLSGAHDVTTWEKEEWIESILNRIPEVYRQTLRLYLAGNTMEEIAKELEIRQGTVKSRLFRTKEWIRKHIPGGKNEFQES, from the coding sequence ATGCCAGAGTTTGACTTCGAAACAGTAGTCAAAGAAACCAAATATTTGGTTCTTAAAACGGTCGGTGATACCCTCATCGACCGTTTTGATGATGCTACAGAAGATGTAGTTCAGGAAGTCTACTTCCGTGCTTTTAAATCTTTGGAGAAGGGCGGGTTTGATGGTAGGTCCAAAATTTCTACTTGGATTTACACCATAGCTCGGAACGAATCCCTTCGTATGAATGAAAAACGATTGAAGGAAGAAGAGAAAGCAAAACGATACCTAGTAAAAAACAAGGTTCAACTTTCGGGTGCCCATGACGTTACTACATGGGAAAAGGAAGAATGGATCGAATCCATACTTAACAGGATCCCTGAAGTGTATCGTCAAACCTTACGTCTTTATTTGGCTGGCAATACCATGGAAGAAATTGCAAAGGAACTAGAGATTAGGCAAGGAACGGTGAAGTCACGATTGTTTCGAACCAAAGAATGGATCCGCAAACACATACCAGGAGGAAAAAATGAATTCCAAGAATCCTAA
- a CDS encoding Spy/CpxP family protein refolding chaperone, whose protein sequence is MISLKQVLKITTTVGLVSVMAFAFGNCRGHKDFEKRIEWVASKLTSKLDLDDAQKAKLETIKAELIAKHKEMKPKHESWAKEMATQIRAEKIDTKLLDKMSIERETRHQEMRKFFQSKLVEFHAVLKPEQREKFADLVERFASRHQPPEE, encoded by the coding sequence ATGATCTCTCTCAAACAAGTTTTAAAAATCACAACAACAGTCGGTTTAGTATCGGTTATGGCATTTGCATTCGGAAATTGCCGTGGACACAAAGATTTCGAAAAACGAATTGAATGGGTGGCTTCTAAACTCACATCAAAACTAGATTTAGATGATGCGCAAAAAGCCAAATTAGAAACCATCAAAGCGGAACTCATTGCCAAACACAAGGAAATGAAGCCAAAACATGAATCTTGGGCAAAGGAAATGGCTACACAGATTCGAGCTGAGAAAATTGACACCAAGTTATTGGATAAAATGAGTATCGAAAGAGAAACTCGCCACCAAGAGATGCGTAAGTTTTTTCAATCTAAACTCGTAGAATTCCATGCAGTGTTAAAACCAGAACAAAGGGAAAAATTTGCTGATCTAGTGGAACGTTTCGCAAGCCGCCACCAACCACCGGAAGAGTAA